In Mercurialis annua linkage group LG6, ddMerAnnu1.2, whole genome shotgun sequence, the following are encoded in one genomic region:
- the LOC126687283 gene encoding tropinone reductase homolog At1g07440-like, with protein sequence MDKVISGHQKRWSLHGKTALVTGGTKGLGYAIVEELAGFGTTVHTCSRNETELKECLDNWQMKGFQVTGSVCDVTSRSQREKLIETVSSQFDVKLDILINNVGTNINKPTLEFTAEEYSFLMSTNLESAYHLSQLAHPLLHNSGAGSIIFMSSIAGVVSVAVGSIYGATKGALVQLTKNLACEWAKDNIRINCIAPGVIATPLAEPYLQDEKMSETMKTRTPMGRAGEPEEVSGLVAFLCLPAASYITGQTICIDGGVTVNGFYFG encoded by the exons atggATAAGGTAATTAGTGGCCACCAAAAAAGATGGTCTCTCCACGGAAAGACTGCTCTCGTCACCGGCGGCACCAAAGGACTTGG ATATGCAATTGTGGAGGAATTGGCAGGCTTCGGAACAACGGTACACACGTGTTCAAGGAATGAAACCGAGCTTAAGGAGTGTTTGGACAATTGGCAAATGAAGGGATTTCAAGTGACGGGTTCTGTCTGCGATGTAACTTCCCGATCACAAAGAGAAAAACTAATAGAGACTGTCTCCTCTCAGTTTGATGTCAAACTCGATATTCTT ATAAATAATGTGGGGACGAACATAAATAAACCAACCTTGGAATTTACAGCAGAAGAGTACTCATTTTTAATGAGTACAAATCTTGAATCTGCTTATCATTTATCTCAGCTTGCACATCCTCTTCTTCATAATTCAGGAGCAGGAAGCATCATTTTCATGTCTTCTATTGCCGGAGTAGTGTCTGTGGCCGTTGGATCCATCTACGGAGCTACTAAAG GGGCATTAGTTCAGCTAACGAAGAACTTGGCATGCGAGTGGGCAAAAGACAATATAAGAATTAATTGTATTGCACCTGGTGTCATTGCAACCCCACTTGCTGAACCT TATTTACAGGATGAGAAGATGTCGGAGACTATGAAAACTAGAACTCCGATGGGACGAGCCGGAGAACCAGAGGAGGTTTCAGGATTGGTAGCATTTTTATGCCTACCAGCTGCCTCTTACATTACTGGCCAAACAATTTGTATTGATGGAGGAGTCACCGTCAATGGCTTTTACTTCGGTTGA
- the LOC126653947 gene encoding probable protein phosphatase 2C 24 isoform X2, with translation MEIRRVKFVTGVTPEKDEGDNNNNVNGIKRRKIEVTASCNGAGGDTEECSAHENGKPEMNQEIVMKLVLTPSILLNPNLYPKYGVASVCGRRRDMEDAVAVYPSFFKKNQEFDYPLHYFGVYDGHGCSHVAMRCRERLHELVKEEAALAAVPSSLANGEWKKAMERSFSRMDKEAIVASDGGVAAAGGGGGGSCRCEMQTPECDAVGSTAVVAVITRDKIIVANCGDSRAVLSRNGKPVPLSIDHKPDRPDELNRIQAAGGRVIYWDGPRVLGVLAMSRAIGDNYLKPYVSCEPEVTVTERTAGDDCLILASDGLWDVVSNDTACGVARMCLRGKGQVQSFSTSPENDVAMVENGGGATSSGGGENSDKACSDASMLLTKLALARRSTDNVSVVVVDLRRDTWP, from the exons ATGGAGATCAGAAGAGTTAAATTTGTCACCGGAGTTACACCGGAGAAAGACGAAGGtgacaataataataatgttaacGGTATCAAACGCCGGAAAATTGAAGTTACAGCTTCTTGTAACGGAGCTGGAGGAGATACTGAAGAATGCTCAGCTCATGAGAATGGAAAACCAGAGATGAATCAAGAAATTGTAATGAAGCTTGTTTTAACACCGTCAATTTTGTTAAATCCAAATTTATATCCGAAATACGGCGTCGCTTCAGTTTGTGGAAGAAGAAGAGACATGGAAGATGCTGTAGCTGTTTATCCTTCGTTTTTTAAGAAGAATCAAGAATTCGATTATCCGTTACATTATTTCGGTGTTTACGACGGCCATGGCTGCTCTCAT GTGGCGATGAGATGTAGAGAGAGACTGCATGAGCTAGTGAAAGAAGAGGCGGCTTTAGCGGCGGTTCCGTCGTCGTTGGCCAATGGAGAGTGGAAGAAGGCAATGGAGAGAAGCTTTAGTAGAATGGACAAGGAAGCTATAGTTGCTAGCGATGGAGGAGTAGCTGCTGCtggtggcggcggtggtggtaGTTGTAGATGCGAAATGCAGACGCCGGAATGTGACGCCGTCGGATCTACAGCCGTCGTTGCTGTTATAACCAGAGATAAGATTATCGTCGCTAACTGCGGCGATTCACGTGCCGTTTTGAGTCGAAACGGCAAGCCTGTCCCTCTCTCTATTGATCACAAG CCTGACCGACCCGACGAGTTGAACCGGATCCAAGCCGCCGGTGGCCGGGTTATATACTGGGATGGACCGAGAGTTCTTGGAGTTCTTGCGATGTCAAGAGCTAtag GTGATAATTATCTGAAACCGTACGTGAGCTGCGAACCGGAGGTGACGGTGACGGAGAGGACGGCGGGGGACGACTGTTTGATTTTAGCAAGTGATGGACTATGGGACGTGGTGTCAAATGACACAGCGTGTGGGGTGGCGCGTATGTGTTTAAGAGGAAAAGGGCAAGTGCAGTCATTTTCGACGTCGCCGGAGAATGATGTGGCGATGGTGGAGAATGGCGGTGGAGCCACTTCTAGTGGTGGTGGAGAAAATTCGGACAAAGCATGCTCTGATGCTTCGATGTTGCTGACGAAATTGGCTCTGGCGAGACGCAGTACTGACAACGTGAGTGTGGTCGTGGTTGATCTTAGGAGAGACACGTGGCCATGA
- the LOC126687285 gene encoding tropinone reductase homolog At2g29290-like isoform X2: MKKIVSDNGDQQKVVSSRDDSSCYWWYQRNWACYCGGISRIRGRGSVCDVSCRANRESLINEVSSLFNGKLNILINNVGTGIRKPTENYTAEEFSYLMSTNFESAYHLCQLAHPLLKSSGAGSIVFISSVSGIVSVNASSIYGATKAAMNQLAKNLACEWAKDSIRSNSVAPGLIRTPLTEQARGYETFSNGIVLRTPIGRVGEAKEVSSLVAFLCLPAASYITGQIICVDGGMTVNGFFF; this comes from the exons ATGAAAAAAATAGTAAGTGATAATGGAGATCAGCAGAAGGTGGTCTCTTCAAGGGATGACAGCTCTTGTTACTGGTGGTACCAAAGGAATTGG GCATGCTATTGTGGAGGAATTAGCAGGATTAGGGGCAGAG GTTCGGTATGTGATGTATCGTGTAGAGCCAACAGAGAGAGCCTAATTAATGAAGTCTCGTCTCTGTTTAATGGAAAACTTAACATCCTC ATAAACAATGTGGGAACAGGCATCAGAAAGCCTACTGAGAATTATACAGCTGAAGAGTTTTCATATCTAATGAGCACCAATTTTGAATCTGCCTACCACTTGTGCCAACTCGCGCATCCTCTTCTTAAATCTTCTGGCGCAGGAAGTATTGTCTTTATTTCATCAGTTAGTGGAATTGTATCGGTAAATGCAAGCAGCATATATGGCGCGACCAAAG CTGCAATGAACCAGCTTGCTAAGAATTTGGCATGTGAATGGGCAAAGGACAGTATAAGGAGTAACAGCGTTGCGCCTGGGTTAATCAGAACTCCACTTACTGAACAA GCACGTGGTTACGAAACATTCTCCAATGGAATAGTCTTGCGAACTCCGATTGGAAGGGTCGGAGAGGCCAAGGAGGTGTCTTCGTTGGTGGCGTTTCTATGTCTGCCTGCTGCATCATACATAACAGGGCAGATTATTTGTGTTGATGGAGGGATGACTGTAAATGGTTTCTTCTTTTAA
- the LOC126687282 gene encoding tropinone reductase homolog At2g29290-like isoform X1, whose protein sequence is MESMSSRRWSLQGMTALVTGGTKGIGHAIVEELAGLGAEVYTCSRNETQLKECIDKWIAKGFKVAGFVSDVSSKSNREDLINKVSTLFNGKLNILINNVGTNIGKPTVNYTADDFSYVMNTNFDSAYHLCQLAHPLLKSSGAGSIVFMSSISGVVSVNVGTVYGATKAAMNQLAKNLACEWAKDNIRTNSVAPWFIRTPFIEEDLGHEKFSNAIVSRTPMGRVGEAEEVSSLVAFLCLPAASYITGQTICVDGGTTVNGFFYNFTATEP, encoded by the exons ATGGAGAGCATGAGCAGCAGAAGGTGGTCTCTTCAAGGGATGACAGCTCTGGTTACTGGTGGTACCAAAGGAATTGG GCATGCTATTGTGGAGGAATTGGCTGGATTAGGGGCAGAAGTATACACTTGCTCTCGCAATGAAACTCAGCTTAAAGAATGCATAGATAAATGGATAGCTAAAGGTTTTAAAGTCGCAGGTTTCGTGTCTGATGTATCGTCTAAGTCCAACAGAGAGGACCTAATCAATAAAGTCTCCACTTTGTTCAATGGGAAGCTTAACATCCTT ATAAACAATGTTGGAACAAACATCGGAAAGCCAACTGTGAATTATACAGCTGATGATTTCTCGTATGTAATGAACACCAATTTTGATTCTGCTTACCACTTGTGCCAACTCGCGCATCCTCTTCTTAAATCTTCGGGCGCAGGAAGTATTGTCTTTATGTCATCAATTAGTGGAGTTGTATCAGTAAATGTAGGCACAGTATATGGAGCGACCAAAG CTGCAATGAATCAGCTAGCTAAGAATTTGGCGTGTGAATGGGCAAAGGACAATATAAGGACTAACAGCGTTGCGCCTTGGTTCATCAGAACTCCATTTATCGAAGAA GATCTCGGTCATGAAAAGTTCTCTAATGCCATAGTCTCGCGAACTCCTATGGGAAGGGTCGGAGAGGCCGAGGAGGTATCATCGTTGGTAGCGTTTTTATGTCTGCCTGCTGCATCGTACATAACAGGGCAGACTATTTGTGTTGACGGAGGGACGACTGTAAATGGTTTTTTCTATAACTTTACAGCAACAGAACCTTGA
- the LOC126653947 gene encoding probable protein phosphatase 2C 78 isoform X1, with product MAEICCGVVSDSEASSASCEGGISRAARRRRMEIRRVKFVTGVTPEKDEGDNNNNVNGIKRRKIEVTASCNGAGGDTEECSAHENGKPEMNQEIVMKLVLTPSILLNPNLYPKYGVASVCGRRRDMEDAVAVYPSFFKKNQEFDYPLHYFGVYDGHGCSHVAMRCRERLHELVKEEAALAAVPSSLANGEWKKAMERSFSRMDKEAIVASDGGVAAAGGGGGGSCRCEMQTPECDAVGSTAVVAVITRDKIIVANCGDSRAVLSRNGKPVPLSIDHKPDRPDELNRIQAAGGRVIYWDGPRVLGVLAMSRAIGDNYLKPYVSCEPEVTVTERTAGDDCLILASDGLWDVVSNDTACGVARMCLRGKGQVQSFSTSPENDVAMVENGGGATSSGGGENSDKACSDASMLLTKLALARRSTDNVSVVVVDLRRDTWP from the exons atggcTGAGATATGTTGTGGAGTAGTAAGTGATAGTGAAGCTTCCTCAGCGTCGTGCGAGGGCGGAATTTCCAGGGCCGCGAGGAGGAGAAGAATGGAGATCAGAAGAGTTAAATTTGTCACCGGAGTTACACCGGAGAAAGACGAAGGtgacaataataataatgttaacGGTATCAAACGCCGGAAAATTGAAGTTACAGCTTCTTGTAACGGAGCTGGAGGAGATACTGAAGAATGCTCAGCTCATGAGAATGGAAAACCAGAGATGAATCAAGAAATTGTAATGAAGCTTGTTTTAACACCGTCAATTTTGTTAAATCCAAATTTATATCCGAAATACGGCGTCGCTTCAGTTTGTGGAAGAAGAAGAGACATGGAAGATGCTGTAGCTGTTTATCCTTCGTTTTTTAAGAAGAATCAAGAATTCGATTATCCGTTACATTATTTCGGTGTTTACGACGGCCATGGCTGCTCTCAT GTGGCGATGAGATGTAGAGAGAGACTGCATGAGCTAGTGAAAGAAGAGGCGGCTTTAGCGGCGGTTCCGTCGTCGTTGGCCAATGGAGAGTGGAAGAAGGCAATGGAGAGAAGCTTTAGTAGAATGGACAAGGAAGCTATAGTTGCTAGCGATGGAGGAGTAGCTGCTGCtggtggcggcggtggtggtaGTTGTAGATGCGAAATGCAGACGCCGGAATGTGACGCCGTCGGATCTACAGCCGTCGTTGCTGTTATAACCAGAGATAAGATTATCGTCGCTAACTGCGGCGATTCACGTGCCGTTTTGAGTCGAAACGGCAAGCCTGTCCCTCTCTCTATTGATCACAAG CCTGACCGACCCGACGAGTTGAACCGGATCCAAGCCGCCGGTGGCCGGGTTATATACTGGGATGGACCGAGAGTTCTTGGAGTTCTTGCGATGTCAAGAGCTAtag GTGATAATTATCTGAAACCGTACGTGAGCTGCGAACCGGAGGTGACGGTGACGGAGAGGACGGCGGGGGACGACTGTTTGATTTTAGCAAGTGATGGACTATGGGACGTGGTGTCAAATGACACAGCGTGTGGGGTGGCGCGTATGTGTTTAAGAGGAAAAGGGCAAGTGCAGTCATTTTCGACGTCGCCGGAGAATGATGTGGCGATGGTGGAGAATGGCGGTGGAGCCACTTCTAGTGGTGGTGGAGAAAATTCGGACAAAGCATGCTCTGATGCTTCGATGTTGCTGACGAAATTGGCTCTGGCGAGACGCAGTACTGACAACGTGAGTGTGGTCGTGGTTGATCTTAGGAGAGACACGTGGCCATGA
- the LOC126687285 gene encoding tropinone reductase homolog At2g29360-like isoform X1: protein MEISRRWSLQGMTALVTGGTKGIGHAIVEELAGLGAEVHACSRNETQLKECIDKWIAKGFKVTGSVCDVSCRANRESLINEVSSLFNGKLNILINNVGTGIRKPTENYTAEEFSYLMSTNFESAYHLCQLAHPLLKSSGAGSIVFISSVSGIVSVNASSIYGATKAAMNQLAKNLACEWAKDSIRSNSVAPGLIRTPLTEQARGYETFSNGIVLRTPIGRVGEAKEVSSLVAFLCLPAASYITGQIICVDGGMTVNGFFF from the exons ATGGAGATCAGCAGAAGGTGGTCTCTTCAAGGGATGACAGCTCTTGTTACTGGTGGTACCAAAGGAATTGG GCATGCTATTGTGGAGGAATTAGCAGGATTAGGGGCAGAGGTACACGCTTGCTCTCGCAATGAAACTCAGCTTAAAGAATGCATAGATAAATGGATTGCTAAAGGTTTTAAAGTCACAGGTTCGGTATGTGATGTATCGTGTAGAGCCAACAGAGAGAGCCTAATTAATGAAGTCTCGTCTCTGTTTAATGGAAAACTTAACATCCTC ATAAACAATGTGGGAACAGGCATCAGAAAGCCTACTGAGAATTATACAGCTGAAGAGTTTTCATATCTAATGAGCACCAATTTTGAATCTGCCTACCACTTGTGCCAACTCGCGCATCCTCTTCTTAAATCTTCTGGCGCAGGAAGTATTGTCTTTATTTCATCAGTTAGTGGAATTGTATCGGTAAATGCAAGCAGCATATATGGCGCGACCAAAG CTGCAATGAACCAGCTTGCTAAGAATTTGGCATGTGAATGGGCAAAGGACAGTATAAGGAGTAACAGCGTTGCGCCTGGGTTAATCAGAACTCCACTTACTGAACAA GCACGTGGTTACGAAACATTCTCCAATGGAATAGTCTTGCGAACTCCGATTGGAAGGGTCGGAGAGGCCAAGGAGGTGTCTTCGTTGGTGGCGTTTCTATGTCTGCCTGCTGCATCATACATAACAGGGCAGATTATTTGTGTTGATGGAGGGATGACTGTAAATGGTTTCTTCTTTTAA
- the LOC126686654 gene encoding putative disease resistance protein RGA3: protein MRVAGVVKLKSDFGLADYGVNNTQVVRRERRLTHSFVDAATVIGRDEDKEKIVDHLLNAFDRENVSVLPIVGIGGIGKTTLAKLVYNDPRISSHFEMKVWACISDDFDLQEVLKKINEATTSQNCSGWGIEQLQAFLRETINNKKYLLILDDVSNKNRRKWNELRALLMEGANGSRILVTTRENSVASVMASVPPYNLNDLSHKSCLSLFVKCAFKDAQDAEYYPNLVKIGEEIVNKCKGVPLAVVTLGYLLYSIESEHEWTSVRNSEIWKLEQKEDDIMPALRISYEQLPSDLKRCFAYCSFFPKDYIDTDFHLIKFWMAYGLFECKNDNEELEDVGLRCFRELCSRSFFQDIDAVIHWVRCKMHDLMHDLALSLTQKECSLVTSTTQQIPRDVRHLLFANPNSLPESLPMILQGLNGVRTIAPFVSSDFISQSFILTLYLPTFQFLRYLDLSYSEIVTLPESIGRLKHLRLLNLIYSKIRRLPNSVCKLQSLQTLWLWGCSGIKELPSDMKCFISLRSLSITTKQKCLPNNRIGCLKSLRNLGFFSCNNIEFLFEDMQGLNRLRKLAIENCSSLKSLPQSIKCLTSLDFLSIANCQNLDLEMEEEESDNQPRFCHLETLILAGLPKLVELPPVGSQ, encoded by the coding sequence ATGAGAGTTGCTGGAGTTGTTAAACTTAAGTCTGATTTCGGCTTAGCGGATTACGGGGTAAACAATACGCAAGTCGTTCGCAGGGAGAGGAGATTGACTCACTCATTTGTGGATGCTGCAACTGTCATTGGAAGAGATGAAGATAAAGAGAAGATCGTAGATCATTTATTGAATGCTTTCGATAGAGAAAATGTCTCGGTTCTTCCCATTGTGGGAATAGGTGGTATAGGGAAGACTACACTTGCTAAGCTGGTGTATAATGATCCAAGGATAAGTAGTCATTTTGAGATGAAGGTTTGGGCATGTATTTCCGACGACTTTGATTTGCAAGAAgttcttaaaaaaatcaatgaGGCCACCACCAGTCAGAATTGTTCAGGCTGGGGTATAGAACAATTACAAGCATTCTTGAGGGAGActattaacaataaaaaatacttGCTTATCTTAGATGACGTGTCCAATAAGAATCGACGAAAATGGAATGAATTGAGAGCTTTGTTGATGGAGGGTGCTAACGGAAGTAGAATTCTAGTCACTACAAGAGAAAATAGTGTTGCCTCAGTTATGGCTAGTGTTCCACCTTACAATTTAAACGACCTTTCTCATAAAAGTTGCCTATCTTTATTTGTCAAATGTGCATTTAAAGATGCACAAGATGCGGAATACTATCCAAATCTTGTAAAAATTGGTGAAGAAATTGTAAATAAATGCAAAGGAGTTCCGCTAGCAGTAGTAACATTAGGATATTTGCTCTATTCCATCGAGAGTGAGCATGAGTGGACATCTGTAAGGAATAGCGAGATATGGAAACTAGAGCAGAAGGAGGATGATATAATGCCGGCACTAAGAATAAGTTATGAGCAGTTGCCATCTGACTTAAAAAGATGCTTCGCATACTGTTCATTTTTTCCAAAGGATTATATAGATACtgattttcatttaattaaattttggatgGCGTACGGGCTTTTTGAGTGTAAGAATGATAATGAAGAGTTAGAAGATGTTGGATTGCGTTGCTTTAGAGAATTATGTTCGAGGTCCTTTTTCCAAGATATCGATGCAGTAATACATTGGGTACGCTGCAAAATGCATGATTTAATGCATGATCTTGCGTTATCATTGACGCAAAAAGAGTGCTCACTAGTAACATCGACAACCCAACAAATACCAAGGGATGTTCGGCATCTGTTATTTGCTAACCCAAATTCACTTCCTGAAAGTCTTCCTATGATCTTACAAGGTTTAAACGGCGTACGAACCATTGCACCTTTTGTGTCCTCTGACTTTATTAGCCAGTCGTTCATTCTAACGTTGTATTTGCCAACATTCCAATTCCTGCGGTACTTGGATTTGAGTTATTCGGAAATAGTAACACTGCCGGAAAGTATTGGTAGGTTAAAACATTTGAGACTTCTCAACTTAATTTATTCCAAAATAAGAAGACTACCTAATTCTGTTTGCAAGTTACAGAGCTTACAAACTCTATGGCTTTGGGGCTGTTCTGGAATTAAAGAGTTACCTAGTGACATGAAATGCTTCATCAGCCTTCGATCTTTGTCGATAACCACAAAGCAAAAGTGTTTGCCAAATAATCGAATAGGATGTCTAAAATCTCTTCGAAATTTGGGATTCTTTTCTTGTAACAATATAGAATTCTTGTTTGAAGATATGCAGGGTCTCAACCGCCTTCGAAAACTGGCCATCGAGAATTGTTCAAGCTTAAAAAGTCTGCCACAGAGTATAAAATGCCTGACTTCATTGGATTTTCTTTCTATCGCGAACTGTCAGAACCTTGATTTGGAAATGGAGGAGGAAGAGAGCGATAATCAACCTCGATTTTGCCACCTCGAAACGCTGATACTTGCAGGTCTACCAAAGTTGGTGGAATTGCCCCCGGTGGGTTCTCAATAA
- the LOC126687282 gene encoding tropinone reductase homolog At2g29170-like isoform X2, with amino-acid sequence MESMSSRRWSLQGMTALVTGGTKGIGHAIVEELAGLGAEVYTCSRNETQLKECIDKWIAKGFKVAGFVSDVSSKSNREDLINKVSTLFNGKLNILINNVGTNIGKPTVNYTADDFSYVMNTNFDSAYHLCQLAHPLLKSSGAGSIVFMSSISGVVSVNVGTVYGATKAAMNQLAKNLACEWAKDNIRTNSVAPWFIRTPFIEELIKLWKMLISK; translated from the exons ATGGAGAGCATGAGCAGCAGAAGGTGGTCTCTTCAAGGGATGACAGCTCTGGTTACTGGTGGTACCAAAGGAATTGG GCATGCTATTGTGGAGGAATTGGCTGGATTAGGGGCAGAAGTATACACTTGCTCTCGCAATGAAACTCAGCTTAAAGAATGCATAGATAAATGGATAGCTAAAGGTTTTAAAGTCGCAGGTTTCGTGTCTGATGTATCGTCTAAGTCCAACAGAGAGGACCTAATCAATAAAGTCTCCACTTTGTTCAATGGGAAGCTTAACATCCTT ATAAACAATGTTGGAACAAACATCGGAAAGCCAACTGTGAATTATACAGCTGATGATTTCTCGTATGTAATGAACACCAATTTTGATTCTGCTTACCACTTGTGCCAACTCGCGCATCCTCTTCTTAAATCTTCGGGCGCAGGAAGTATTGTCTTTATGTCATCAATTAGTGGAGTTGTATCAGTAAATGTAGGCACAGTATATGGAGCGACCAAAG CTGCAATGAATCAGCTAGCTAAGAATTTGGCGTGTGAATGGGCAAAGGACAATATAAGGACTAACAGCGTTGCGCCTTGGTTCATCAGAACTCCATTTATCGAAGAA TTGATCAAGTTGTGGAAAATGTTGATTTCAAAATAA
- the LOC126688239 gene encoding methylsterol monooxygenase 2-2 yields MASLVESGWLYLISHFSDFQLACLGSFFLHESIFFLSGLPFIYLERAGWLSKYKIQTKNNSPAAQERCITRLLLYHFGVNLPVMIFSYPVFKYMGMRSSLPLPSWKVVLTQIIFYFILEDFVFYWGHRILHTKWLYKHVHSVHHEYATPFGLTSEYAHPAEILFLGFATIIGPAITGPHLITLWLWMVLRVLETVEAHCGYHFPWSLSNFIPLYGGADFHDYHHRLLYTKSGNYSSTFVYMDWIFHTDEGYKKLKALKSCGVENVNKEIKS; encoded by the exons ATGGCTTCCCTCGTCGAATCTGGCTGGCTC TATTTGATATCGCATTTCAGCGATTTTCAATTGGCATGCCTAGGAAGCTTTTTTCTTCACGAGAGTATCTTCTTTTTATCTGGGCTTCCTTTCATATATCTTGAAAGGGCTGGATGGCTTAGCAAGTACAAGATTCAG ACTAAAAACAACAGTCCTGCTGCTCAGGAGAGATGCATTACTCGCCTACTTCTGTACCATTTTGGTGTAAATCTACCTGTTATGATATTCTCCTACCCTGTCTTCAAATACATGGGCATGCGAAGCAGTCTTCCATTGCCGTCCTG GAAAGTCGTCCTAACGCAGATAATATTCTACTTCATCCTGGAAGATTTTGTGTTCTACTGGGGACACAGAATTTTGCATACTAAGTGGCTGTACAAGCACGTGCACAGTGTTCATCATGA ATATGCTACTCCATTTGGGCTAACATCCGAATATGCTCACCCTGCTGAGATACTGTTTCTTGGTTTTGCTACTATTATTGGTCCCGCCATCACTGGTCCCCATTTAATCACTTTGTGGTTATGGATGGTGCTAAGGGTTCTGGAGACAGTTGAAGCACACTGCGGTTATCACTTCCCTTGGAGCCTTTCCAATTTTATACCTTTGTATGGGGG TGCTGATTTTCATGACTATCACCACCGCTTATTGTATACTAAATCTGGAAACTACTCATCTACTTTTGTCTATATGGACTG GATATTTCACACCGATGAAGGTTACAAAAAATTGAAGGCTTTAAAGAGTTGTGGAGTCGAAAATGTCAACAAGGAAATAAAATCCTAG